From one Littorina saxatilis isolate snail1 unplaced genomic scaffold, US_GU_Lsax_2.0 scaffold_779, whole genome shotgun sequence genomic stretch:
- the LOC138955831 gene encoding LOW QUALITY PROTEIN: uncharacterized protein (The sequence of the model RefSeq protein was modified relative to this genomic sequence to represent the inferred CDS: substituted 10 bases at 10 genomic stop codons), whose amino-acid sequence MTYSCQEIGVTSVSGDWCDINVXRLVWHQCQEIGVTSVSGDRCAIIVKRLVXHQCQEIGVTSVSXDWCDISVMRLVXHQCHEIGVTSVSCDWCDISVIRLVVIRLVXHQCHEIGVKSVSRDWCDISVXRLLXHQCQEIGVTSVSRDWCDISVMRLVXHQCHKIDVTSVSGDWCDISVMRLVXNQCLEIGVTSVSRDWCDISVMQLVXHQFHEIGVTSVSRDWCDICVKRLV is encoded by the exons ATGACATACAGT TGTcaagagattggtgtgacatcagtgtcaggagattggtgtgacatcaaTGTCTAGAGATTGGTATGGCATCAGTGTcaagagattggtgtgacatcagtgtcaggAGATAGGTGTGCCATCATTGTcaagagattggtgtgacatcagtgtcaagagattggtgtgacatcagtgtcatgagattggtgtgacatcagtgtcatgagattggtgtgacatcagtgtcatgagattggtgtgacatcagtgtcatgcgattggtgtgacatcagtgtcatacgattggt tgtcataAGATtagtgtgacatcagtgtcatgAGATTGGTGTGAAATCAGTGTCtagagattggtgtgacatcagtgtctaGAGATTGTTGTGACACCAGTGTCAggagattggtgtgacatcagtgtcaagagattggtgtgacatcagtgtcatgAGATTGGTTTGACATCAGTGTCATAAGATTgatgtgacatcagtgtcaggagattggtgtgacatcagtgtcatgAGATTGGTGTGAAATCAGTGTCtagagattggtgtgacatcagtgtcaagagattggtgtgacatcagtgtcatgcaattggtgtgacatcagtttcatgagattggtgtgacatcagtgtcaaggGATTGGTGTGACATCTGTGTCAAGAGATTAGTGTGA